The following are encoded together in the Adhaeribacter arboris genome:
- a CDS encoding O-methyltransferase — protein sequence MFTVEGEISLPPLYQEILQQSEALRFNMLSDLRTGSLLRTLAAAKPQGNFLEIGTGTGLSLAWLAAGADSDTKILSIDNEASYQKVAVNAFAMDKRITFICKDGNEWLNTYQGPSFDLIFADAWPGKFNALDETLALVNVGGFYIIDDLLPQPNWPTGHAEKVEVLLATLKQKENFVFTILDWSTGLMVFTKVKN from the coding sequence ATGTTCACTGTAGAGGGAGAAATATCATTACCACCTTTGTACCAAGAAATATTGCAACAAAGCGAAGCCTTGAGGTTTAACATGCTGTCGGATTTAAGAACTGGTTCCTTGCTGCGCACTTTAGCAGCGGCAAAGCCTCAAGGTAATTTTCTGGAAATTGGAACCGGTACGGGTTTATCCTTAGCTTGGTTAGCTGCGGGCGCCGACTCGGATACCAAAATTTTATCCATCGATAATGAAGCTTCTTACCAAAAAGTGGCGGTTAATGCTTTTGCTATGGATAAAAGAATAACCTTTATCTGTAAGGATGGTAACGAATGGCTGAACACTTACCAAGGTCCTTCATTCGATTTAATTTTTGCGGATGCCTGGCCCGGTAAGTTTAATGCCTTAGATGAAACGCTGGCCTTGGTTAACGTTGGTGGTTTTTATATAATTGATGATCTGTTACCTCAACCGAATTGGCCAACCGGACACGCGGAAAAAGTAGAAGTTCTGCTAGCCACTTTAAAACAGAAAGAAAATTTTGTCTTTACTATTCTGGATTGGTCAACGGGTCTGATGGTCTTTACCAAAGTAAAAAATTAA
- a CDS encoding MBL fold metallo-hydrolase, translating to MNVTSFTFNPFSENTYLLHDDTKECIVIDPGCYDKNEQENLTNFVAEQGLKITKLVNTHCHVDHVLGNKFISDKYQVDLIIHEADLPTLKAVAVYAPSYGFTRYEELLPSKYLKEGELLRFGNTELQILFTPGHAPGHVVFYHAPSEQVIGGDVLFHRSIGRTDLPGGNYATLIQSIKTKLFTLPASVTVYPGHGPSTTIGEEKKFNPFLR from the coding sequence ATGAACGTTACCAGCTTTACTTTTAATCCATTTTCCGAAAACACTTATTTGCTGCACGACGACACTAAAGAATGCATAGTAATTGATCCGGGGTGTTACGATAAAAACGAACAGGAAAATTTAACCAATTTTGTCGCGGAACAAGGCTTAAAAATTACAAAACTGGTAAATACCCATTGCCACGTAGATCATGTACTGGGCAACAAATTTATTTCCGATAAGTACCAAGTAGATTTGATTATTCACGAAGCCGATTTGCCTACTTTAAAGGCGGTAGCGGTGTATGCGCCCAGCTACGGTTTTACCCGCTACGAAGAATTATTACCCAGCAAATATTTAAAAGAAGGCGAATTATTACGTTTTGGCAATACCGAGCTGCAGATTTTATTTACGCCCGGTCACGCTCCCGGGCATGTAGTATTTTACCACGCTCCATCAGAACAAGTGATAGGGGGTGATGTTTTGTTTCATCGGAGTATTGGCCGTACCGATTTACCCGGTGGTAATTATGCGACCCTTATTCAGAGTATTAAAACTAAATTATTTACTTTACCCGCTTCCGTTACGGTTTATCCGGGTCATGGGCCAAGCACTACCATTGGCGAAGAAAAAAAGTTTAATCCGTTTCTACGTTAA
- the pssA gene encoding CDP-diacylglycerol--serine O-phosphatidyltransferase translates to MKKLIPNTITCLNLFTGCVAIFAAFQDSLAFAALLVYLAAIFDFLDGMLARLLHAYSEIGKQLDSLADMVSFGVLPGVILFKLMQKAIRSSESASLLTMELFPFFAFIIIIFSALRLAKFNIDSRQTSSFIGVPTPANTLLIGSLPLILDNDIFHLHDFILNPITLSLITVVMSFLMVAEIPLFALKFKNLTWKDNSIRFIFLLIALPLLFLLKFAAIPVIIALYIILSLIKPSYS, encoded by the coding sequence ATGAAAAAATTAATTCCGAATACAATTACCTGCTTAAACTTATTCACGGGTTGTGTCGCTATTTTTGCGGCCTTTCAGGATAGTTTGGCTTTTGCGGCTTTATTGGTTTACCTGGCAGCCATTTTTGATTTTTTAGATGGTATGCTCGCGAGGCTACTCCATGCGTATTCCGAAATAGGCAAACAACTTGACTCGCTCGCGGACATGGTTTCGTTTGGTGTATTACCCGGTGTTATTTTATTTAAGTTAATGCAAAAAGCAATTCGTTCTTCTGAATCGGCATCACTGCTAACGATGGAATTATTCCCTTTTTTTGCTTTTATAATCATTATTTTTTCGGCCCTGCGGTTAGCTAAATTTAACATTGATTCGCGCCAAACTTCTTCCTTTATTGGAGTACCTACTCCTGCCAACACGCTATTAATTGGTTCATTACCCCTAATTCTGGATAACGATATATTTCACCTGCATGATTTTATCTTAAACCCGATTACTTTAAGCCTAATAACCGTAGTGATGAGTTTTTTAATGGTTGCTGAAATCCCCTTATTTGCACTTAAATTCAAGAACTTAACGTGGAAAGATAATTCTATCCGGTTTATTTTCTTATTAATTGCTTTACCCTTACTGTTTCTGCTTAAATTTGCAGCCATTCCGGTGATAATT